Proteins encoded within one genomic window of Candidatus Hepatoplasma crinochetorum Av:
- a CDS encoding RCC1 domain-containing protein produces the protein MRKFVAFLMLPFLFLNLSIFKINFNNKNINSDFYDQNNIISGDAGYYHSGIIIDTDNDNYADTLYMWGDNQYGQIGNGSENVNIAKPILITPKNQEDWNGNIVDLSLDGYNSSVLVDTDNDNYGDTLYVWGDNNSNQINDSENNILFPVISYSSKNNKKGEIIDLDLSYTNTAISVDTNNDGYADTLYIWGDNSKGQIGNGTIGGTISIPTKVTPKEKNNWGGNIVDIALGEYFSSVLIDTDQDNYGDTIYTWGDNSNGQLGNGTTNNSLFPQKITPQGQDNWNGNIIDLEASANNISIIIDDIDSDNYGDNIYIWGDNSNGQLGNGTTNNSLFPQKITPQGQDNWNGNIIDLSISLYNSGVLIDQNNDQYADSLYIWGSNKYGQLGNYNLNENGIYFPQLIFNTNNFKLKDFYFGSKNSYLLADLNNDGESDILYGCGDNSNYQLTNYYDNSNLKEFSSIFSIFPSSDSDYLISNYQILDPNQEDVTILLDFSQNGEEFNLLDYTSSERKIKVNYTDLDQNIYNSQEFVIDDSYEITLTDLNSETNYQIDSIQYFYENGEYKYTIDQDPMYFQTEKTTPIIKENSIFIIENSITTTSFEFNIEIDNLKPNENETNFTQYDVNNGIWLIDQNENIYNSSFVTLNVISNGVINGTQNYQLEFLQNNLDTNTQYVFSKISLNDPNDPNSEIITLSNSLEIKTLSVNKQFVKNSFVINETSITTNLLIYEITIDNLIYSDEQNREPIFLNFNLNENLYLKDSEGNIYSSTYVLKSSVHISSGTERGTEKYKFFFEIENLESNKNYNFENLSFTKNFDQSLDISENGNVNTKKQDRNFWILFFIVGFLIAFILITTILFWINLKLKEKIIENENKINDFQN, from the coding sequence ATGAGAAAATTTGTAGCTTTTTTGATGCTTCCTTTTTTGTTTCTAAATTTAAGCATTTTTAAAATAAACTTTAACAATAAAAATATTAATTCTGATTTTTATGATCAAAATAACATTATAAGTGGTGATGCAGGATATTATCATTCTGGAATTATTATTGATACCGATAATGATAATTATGCAGATACTCTTTATATGTGAGGAGATAATCAATATGGTCAAATTGGAAATGGTTCTGAAAATGTAAATATCGCAAAACCTATTTTGATAACTCCAAAAAATCAAGAAGATTGAAATGGAAATATTGTTGATTTATCGCTTGACGGATATAATTCGTCTGTTTTAGTTGATACCGATAATGATAATTATGGAGATACATTATATGTGTGAGGAGATAATAATTCAAATCAAATAAATGATAGTGAAAATAATATTTTATTTCCTGTAATTTCTTATTCTTCTAAAAATAATAAAAAAGGAGAGATTATTGATTTAGATTTATCATATACTAATACAGCAATTTCTGTTGATACTAATAATGATGGGTATGCTGATACATTATATATATGAGGAGATAATAGCAAAGGCCAAATTGGAAATGGAACAATAGGAGGAACTATATCTATTCCAACAAAAGTAACTCCAAAAGAAAAAAATAATTGAGGAGGAAATATTGTTGATATTGCCTTAGGGGAATATTTTTCTTCTGTTTTAATAGATACTGATCAAGATAATTATGGTGATACCATTTATACTTGAGGAGATAATAGTAATGGCCAACTTGGAAATGGAACAACAAATAATTCTTTATTTCCACAAAAAATAACACCACAAGGACAAGATAATTGAAACGGAAATATAATTGATTTAGAAGCAAGTGCAAATAATATTTCAATTATTATAGATGATATAGATTCTGATAATTATGGTGATAATATTTATATATGAGGAGATAATAGTAATGGCCAACTGGGAAATGGAACAACAAATAATTCTTTATTTCCACAAAAAATAACACCACAAGGACAAGATAATTGAAACGGAAATATAATTGATTTATCAATTAGTTTATATAATTCGGGTGTGCTAATTGATCAAAATAATGATCAATATGCAGATAGTCTTTATATTTGAGGATCAAATAAATATGGTCAACTTGGGAATTATAATTTAAATGAAAATGGAATTTATTTTCCTCAATTAATTTTTAATACTAATAATTTTAAATTAAAAGATTTTTATTTTGGTTCTAAAAATAGTTATTTATTAGCTGATTTAAATAATGATGGAGAAAGTGATATTTTATATGGTTGTGGTGATAATTCTAATTATCAATTAACAAATTATTATGATAATTCCAATTTAAAGGAATTTAGTTCAATATTTTCAATATTTCCTTCTTCTGATTCTGATTACTTAATTTCCAATTATCAAATTTTAGATCCAAATCAAGAAGATGTAACAATTTTATTAGATTTTAGTCAAAATGGTGAAGAATTTAATTTATTAGATTACACTTCTTCTGAACGAAAAATTAAAGTAAATTATACTGATTTAGATCAAAATATTTATAATTCGCAAGAATTTGTAATTGATGATTCCTATGAAATTACACTAACAGATTTAAATTCAGAAACAAATTATCAAATTGATTCAATTCAATATTTTTATGAAAATGGTGAATATAAATATACCATTGATCAAGATCCTATGTATTTTCAAACAGAAAAAACAACACCAATAATTAAAGAAAATTCTATTTTTATTATAGAAAATTCAATTACCACAACATCATTTGAATTTAATATTGAAATTGATAATTTGAAACCAAATGAAAATGAAACAAATTTCACGCAATATGATGTAAATAATGGAATTTGATTAATTGATCAAAACGAGAATATATATAATTCCTCTTTTGTTACTTTAAATGTTATCTCAAATGGTGTAATTAATGGAACACAGAATTATCAACTAGAATTTTTACAAAATAATTTAGATACTAACACTCAATATGTATTTTCTAAAATTTCACTTAATGATCCTAATGATCCTAATTCTGAAATAATTACTTTATCTAATTCTCTTGAAATTAAGACATTATCTGTAAATAAACAATTTGTTAAAAATAGTTTTGTAATAAATGAAACATCAATTACAACTAATTTATTAATATATGAAATTACTATTGATAATTTAATTTACTCCGACGAACAAAATAGAGAACCAATTTTTTTAAATTTTAATTTAAATGAAAATCTATATTTAAAAGATTCAGAAGGTAATATTTATAGTTCTACTTATGTTTTAAAAAGTTCTGTTCATATTTCTAGTGGAACTGAAAGAGGAACGGAAAAATATAAATTTTTTTTTGAAATAGAGAATTTAGAAAGTAATAAAAATTATAATTTTGAAAATCTAAGTTTTACTAAAAATTTTGATCAATCTTTAGATATTTCAGAAAATGGAAATGTTAATACAAAAAAACAAGATCGAAATTTTTGAATATTATTTTTTATTGTTGGTTTTTTAATAGCTTTTATTTTAATTACAACAATTTTATTTTGAATAAATTTAAAATTAAAAGAAAAAATTATTGAAAATGAAAATAAAATAAATGATTTCCAAAATTAA
- a CDS encoding pentapeptide repeat-containing protein — protein sequence MDNNNINKTELKKKNLTGVNFSEKNLQGSVFLKSNLNKINLSRANLDFSIFKKTNLKEANLEDSNIKEANFLKSNLNDSNFINTNLIKTNFVKVNFTDAKFNKSSLTDVNLKKVRLTKVNFTDAKFNNVEINNKKFLFSFLNENFVKVNFTKANFKEVKINYLGLLNSNFNKSILDKVSLDHCNLKKSLFNEARLNDVNLSSSNLVYSSFIKSNLKDINFNKSNLKFVDFSEANLKNINLSYTNLAYVNFKNARLENVDLSYANLAKANLEGAEFKSVKLKSANLNKIDFSKVKLIDTNLEFN from the coding sequence ATGGATAATAATAATATTAATAAAACAGAATTAAAGAAAAAAAATTTAACAGGAGTAAATTTTTCTGAAAAGAATTTACAAGGTTCAGTTTTTTTAAAATCTAATTTGAACAAAATTAATTTAAGTAGAGCAAATTTAGATTTTTCAATTTTTAAAAAAACAAATTTAAAAGAAGCAAATTTGGAAGATTCAAATATAAAAGAAGCAAATTTTTTAAAATCAAATCTTAATGATTCTAATTTTATTAATACAAATTTGATAAAAACAAATTTTGTAAAAGTTAATTTTACTGATGCAAAATTTAATAAATCAAGTCTTACTGATGTAAACTTAAAAAAAGTAAGATTAACAAAAGTTAATTTTACTGATGCAAAATTTAATAATGTAGAAATAAATAATAAAAAATTTTTATTTAGTTTTTTAAATGAAAATTTTGTAAAAGTTAATTTTACAAAAGCAAATTTTAAAGAAGTAAAAATAAATTATTTAGGATTACTTAATTCTAATTTTAATAAATCTATTTTAGATAAAGTTTCCTTAGATCATTGCAATCTTAAAAAATCTTTATTTAATGAAGCAAGACTAAATGATGTAAATTTATCATCTTCTAATTTAGTTTATTCAAGTTTTATTAAATCCAACCTTAAAGATATTAATTTTAATAAATCAAACTTAAAATTTGTTGATTTTAGTGAAGCTAATCTTAAAAATATTAATTTATCTTATACAAATCTTGCTTATGTGAATTTTAAAAATGCAAGACTAGAAAATGTTGATCTTAGTTATGCAAATCTTGCAAAAGCAAATTTAGAAGGAGCAGAATTTAAATCAGTAAAATTAAAATCTGCAAATTTAAATAAAATTGATTTCAGCAAAGTTAAATTAATTGATACAAATTTAGAGTTTAATTAA
- a CDS encoding AAA domain-containing protein: MKNVEKVNIKRFPITKKFEFELQNFQKKLTNLSKRNRNIWTSKSTNYNFSIYNIEQEQLEKINYFLNNDIKDLKLNLKLTNLENATFSIKNFNFYYLKNNKKIYLKKQNKNSNFKKSIDEKNFLQFNNLEKENQKIKNEIGYATFYFVPYYFLKNFNNGNKIIPVRSPIFLIPIFLKFDHSNHKVIMNFDNTRDILTNNFIIENFLKIDDYYYNLEKSFLENIKLLFKNFKKDKKLIDKYFLNYHDEVIEFKNYEKIIKFNFNFSIEKTYTIGFFDKYDNAIKRDLNLILESGYSTEQLKKYSTTTNIKKDDNKNLDFFDNNQYSQKNNYNRDEKKIFYVDNLNDQQFLALKKINDKDIDNLVIWGPPGTGKSQTILSIIYDAILKNKRVAIVSEKRAALDVIYKRLKKLNRFAFYLTDINNKSEFYEQINHSYETSKEILEQEEVNFIDNKSLLDEINKLDILSQKIINILEEMDLIDFHKNIPSIENKKILEIMEEHYGKFKNFDNFLKLKIDNEKINSFILKEGSKKNNFSIFLDEIKFLLKNHSALKINKIIELREKITRKYGSSFVIKNNAEVSDYFNSLIDIKKEELILEEKNLKLIWNDLWKNINDSRYDEILKYFENDKLNSFVASHSLDLFEKLFTYSHDLIYFSKIHPILKKYFFSLLKNDFKEKLFSKYLLENDNFKLEYKNLKSDFDLAKKEFLINKIKYDRKYGNQKKELQVEQSIAKMIIILKKSFNEIKDYDLLKNKIILKYNNLFNKNLEEQKNLITKYKNLEANLNLSFKEFQIIKNFTDGQFYFLKEFLDFTKKNKIKYDKLLEIIEFKIFRERINKFDFLFKIEEQVFKWKDNYKDFLNLRKDKIDKFSKIAKYYLAMNFWINFRKTSDQFKRIIFNVKKKWGVKVFLQNEAQDFKNLYKIWLLNPETISSIFTLEDQFDLVIFDEASQMFIERSLPSIERSKKVVILGDEKQLSPTNFFISRNTTEELEKYEDDNLIDNKLSLLTYAKAKFPHIMLEHHYRSDYKELIEYSNKIFYNSNLTFITKNNKNIDYQPIEYYQINDPLYKNSLNKKESDKIIEILISIKNAEKFKDKSIGIITMNSRQEKYILEQIASIGFSDLEFANWINSRDVNLFVKNIENVQGDERDIIIFSTLYGKNEEGKVLFNFGPINQEGGINRINVAITRSRLKMYVVTSLKQIDFENFFIRNNLHKHNLESGIYILYRFLKYCMELNNNLSLNERFKLKEFKSNFEKDFYFELKKITNKYNLNVANQDDNYGYNIDFLIYDQDNNVSLLIETDEIIKNSYKSVRKRDISKQDFLNERGYKFYRVWINNWFNNQKQELKNIENLIKNN, from the coding sequence ATGAAAAATGTAGAAAAGGTTAATATAAAACGATTTCCTATTACAAAAAAATTTGAGTTTGAATTACAAAATTTTCAAAAAAAATTAACAAATTTAAGCAAAAGAAACCGTAATATATGAACTTCGAAGAGCACAAATTATAATTTTTCCATTTATAATATTGAGCAAGAGCAATTAGAAAAAATTAATTATTTTCTAAATAATGATATTAAAGATTTAAAATTAAATTTAAAATTAACAAATTTAGAAAATGCTACTTTTTCAATAAAAAATTTTAACTTTTACTATTTAAAAAATAATAAAAAAATTTATCTTAAAAAACAAAATAAAAATTCTAATTTCAAAAAAAGTATTGATGAAAAAAATTTTTTACAATTTAATAATCTTGAAAAAGAAAATCAAAAAATAAAAAATGAAATAGGATATGCAACATTTTATTTTGTACCCTATTATTTTCTTAAAAATTTTAATAATGGAAATAAAATTATTCCTGTAAGATCACCAATTTTTTTAATTCCAATTTTTTTAAAATTTGATCATTCTAATCATAAAGTTATAATGAATTTTGATAATACAAGAGATATATTAACTAATAATTTTATTATAGAAAATTTTTTAAAAATAGATGATTATTATTATAATCTTGAGAAAAGTTTCTTAGAAAATATTAAATTATTATTTAAAAATTTTAAAAAAGATAAAAAATTAATTGATAAATATTTTTTAAATTATCATGATGAAGTAATTGAGTTTAAAAATTATGAAAAAATTATTAAATTTAATTTTAATTTTTCAATAGAAAAAACTTATACAATAGGTTTTTTTGATAAATATGATAATGCAATTAAAAGAGATCTAAATTTAATATTAGAAAGTGGATATTCTACTGAACAATTAAAAAAATATAGTACAACAACAAATATTAAAAAAGATGATAATAAAAATTTAGATTTTTTTGATAATAATCAATATTCCCAAAAAAATAATTATAATCGAGATGAAAAAAAAATATTTTATGTTGATAACTTAAATGATCAACAATTTTTAGCACTTAAAAAAATTAATGATAAAGATATTGATAATTTAGTTATCTGAGGACCTCCCGGAACAGGAAAATCACAAACTATTCTTTCAATTATTTATGATGCAATTTTAAAAAATAAAAGAGTGGCAATTGTTTCGGAAAAAAGAGCTGCTTTGGATGTTATTTATAAAAGATTAAAAAAATTAAACAGATTTGCTTTTTATCTTACTGATATAAACAATAAATCAGAATTTTATGAACAAATAAATCATTCTTATGAAACTAGCAAAGAAATTTTAGAACAAGAAGAAGTAAATTTTATTGATAACAAATCATTATTAGATGAAATAAATAAATTAGATATTTTATCACAAAAAATTATTAATATCCTTGAAGAAATGGATTTAATTGATTTTCATAAAAATATCCCTTCAATTGAAAATAAAAAAATCTTAGAAATAATGGAAGAACATTATGGAAAATTTAAGAATTTTGATAATTTTTTAAAATTGAAAATTGATAATGAAAAAATAAATTCCTTTATTTTAAAAGAAGGATCAAAAAAAAATAATTTTAGTATTTTTTTAGATGAAATAAAATTTTTATTAAAAAATCATTCTGCTTTAAAAATTAATAAAATTATTGAATTAAGAGAGAAAATAACAAGAAAATATGGTTCTTCTTTTGTAATCAAAAATAATGCAGAAGTATCTGATTACTTTAATAGTTTAATTGATATTAAAAAAGAAGAATTAATTTTAGAAGAAAAAAATTTAAAACTTATTTGGAATGATTTGTGAAAAAATATAAATGATTCTAGATATGACGAAATATTAAAATATTTTGAAAATGATAAACTTAATTCTTTTGTCGCATCTCATTCATTAGATCTTTTTGAAAAATTGTTTACCTATTCTCATGATTTAATTTATTTTTCGAAAATTCATCCTATTTTGAAAAAATATTTTTTTTCACTGTTAAAAAATGATTTTAAGGAAAAATTATTTTCTAAATATTTACTAGAAAATGATAATTTTAAATTAGAATATAAAAATTTAAAAAGTGATTTTGATTTAGCAAAGAAGGAATTTTTGATTAATAAAATTAAATATGATCGAAAATATGGAAATCAAAAAAAAGAATTACAAGTAGAACAAAGTATTGCTAAAATGATTATTATTCTTAAAAAGTCTTTTAATGAAATAAAAGATTATGATCTTTTAAAAAATAAAATTATTTTAAAATATAATAATTTATTTAATAAAAATCTAGAAGAACAAAAAAATTTAATAACAAAATATAAAAATCTGGAAGCTAACTTAAATTTAAGTTTTAAAGAATTTCAAATAATAAAAAATTTTACTGATGGTCAATTCTATTTTTTAAAAGAATTTTTAGATTTTACTAAGAAAAATAAAATAAAATATGACAAATTATTAGAAATTATTGAATTTAAAATCTTTCGTGAAAGAATAAATAAATTTGACTTTTTATTTAAAATTGAAGAACAAGTTTTTAAATGAAAAGATAATTACAAGGATTTTTTAAATTTAAGAAAAGATAAAATTGATAAATTTAGCAAAATTGCAAAATATTATCTTGCAATGAATTTTTGAATTAATTTTAGAAAAACAAGTGATCAATTTAAAAGAATAATTTTTAATGTTAAGAAAAAATGAGGAGTAAAAGTATTTTTACAAAACGAAGCACAAGATTTCAAAAATTTATATAAAATTTGATTATTAAATCCTGAAACAATTTCAAGTATTTTTACATTAGAAGATCAATTTGATTTAGTAATTTTTGATGAAGCTTCACAAATGTTTATTGAGAGAAGTTTACCTTCAATAGAAAGATCTAAAAAAGTTGTAATTTTGGGAGACGAAAAACAATTATCACCAACAAATTTTTTTATTTCTAGAAATACAACAGAAGAACTTGAAAAATATGAAGATGATAATTTAATAGATAATAAATTATCTTTATTAACTTATGCAAAAGCAAAATTTCCTCATATAATGTTGGAACATCATTATCGTTCTGATTATAAGGAATTAATTGAATATTCTAATAAAATTTTTTATAATAGTAATCTTACTTTTATTACTAAAAATAATAAAAATATAGATTATCAACCAATTGAATATTATCAAATAAATGATCCATTATATAAAAATAGTTTGAATAAAAAAGAATCAGATAAGATTATTGAAATTCTTATTTCAATTAAAAATGCAGAAAAATTTAAAGATAAATCAATTGGAATAATTACAATGAATTCAAGACAAGAAAAATATATTTTAGAACAAATTGCAAGTATTGGTTTTTCTGATCTTGAATTTGCAAATTGAATAAATAGTAGAGATGTTAATTTATTTGTAAAGAACATTGAAAATGTGCAAGGAGATGAAAGAGATATTATTATTTTTTCTACTTTATATGGAAAAAATGAAGAAGGAAAAGTTCTTTTTAATTTTGGACCAATTAATCAAGAAGGAGGAATAAATAGAATTAATGTAGCAATTACAAGATCAAGATTAAAAATGTATGTAGTAACTTCATTAAAACAAATAGATTTTGAAAATTTTTTTATTCGTAATAATTTACATAAACACAATCTTGAAAGTGGAATATATATACTTTATAGATTTTTAAAATACTGTATGGAATTAAATAATAATTTATCATTAAATGAAAGATTTAAATTAAAAGAATTTAAATCAAATTTTGAAAAAGATTTTTATTTTGAATTAAAAAAAATAACAAATAAATATAATTTAAATGTAGCAAATCAAGATGATAATTATGGATATAATATTGATTTTTTAATTTACGACCAAGATAATAATGTAAGTCTTTTGATCGAAACAGATGAAATAATCAAAAATTCTTATAAATCTGTCCGAAAAAGAGATATTTCAAAACAAGATTTTTTAAATGAAAGAGGATATAAATTCTATCGTGTTTGAATAAACAATTGATTTAATAATCAAAAACAAGAATTAAAAAATATTGAAAATTTAATCAAAAATAATTAA
- a CDS encoding YbjQ family protein yields MKKEQLEFIKKENYEYYLRLKTKIEENYTPSKIIKYANFSSAFFYYLGYVILITLFQNAAALASSRKRNFNNSLIYALLGFNIFFFLYLGENNKYKKYYQKELEKIEIPEQIKIKINNQKLLKKITEKDFEYIKREKLFNVNYPNNKNLIGFVYGSSIRSKSLFKDIHANIENISGGKINTYNILLNEAREEAIEKMIKDAILKYGSFEGKAIYNIRLSTSQISMGASEILVYGTLVYE; encoded by the coding sequence ATGAAAAAAGAACAATTAGAATTTATTAAAAAAGAAAATTATGAATATTATTTAAGATTAAAAACAAAAATTGAAGAAAATTATACACCTAGCAAAATTATTAAATATGCAAATTTTTCATCTGCTTTTTTCTATTATCTTGGATATGTAATTCTTATTACATTATTTCAAAATGCAGCTGCTCTTGCTAGCTCTAGAAAAAGAAATTTTAATAATTCTTTAATATATGCTTTATTAGGTTTTAATATTTTTTTCTTTTTATATTTAGGTGAAAATAATAAATATAAAAAATATTATCAAAAAGAACTTGAAAAAATTGAAATACCAGAGCAAATAAAAATAAAAATTAATAATCAAAAATTATTAAAAAAAATAACAGAAAAAGATTTCGAATATATCAAAAGAGAAAAATTATTTAATGTTAATTATCCCAATAATAAAAATTTAATAGGTTTTGTATATGGTTCAAGTATTAGATCTAAAAGTTTATTTAAAGATATACATGCAAATATCGAGAATATAAGCGGAGGAAAAATAAACACATATAATATTTTATTAAATGAAGCACGAGAAGAGGCAATTGAAAAAATGATAAAAGATGCAATATTAAAGTATGGTAGTTTTGAAGGCAAAGCTATCTATAACATTAGATTATCTACATCACAAATATCAATGGGAGCAAGTGAAATTTTAGTTTATGGAACTCTTGTATATGAATAA
- the metG gene encoding methionine--tRNA ligase: protein MKKIFITTPIYYPNNNLHIGHAYTTILADTYKRYKKMQGYEVFFLTGSDEHGQKIAEKALEENKKPKEYVDKIIENFKILWKKLNIEYDFFIRTTDNYHQKYIQNTFVNLLSKNYIYKDNYKGLYCKYDETFFTKNQVLEGNVCPECKRKLIYLEEESYFLKVSIFKKWIIDKLKNTNLLSPNYFTKELINNFLNDSFLDLSITRTSIDWGIKVPNDHKHVIYVWFDALLNYLSVFKTKESKYEIEDIWSKQSEWEIIQLIGKEITRFHAIYWPIILKMKNYRLPKIIAHGWLITDQGDKMSKSKNNSIDPIKLLKKYQSDEIRFYLLNNIKLGDDGKFSEKLLIKTINGILVNKYSNLVARTDNMIRKYNNGYIPKKIIETKSEKNLEREILKLENNYYKYMDNFSINDAIDQLIKYTDILNKYIEEKEPWKEKNQEYLNTILNFLINNIYKLSYLFSPFLPNSFKKVNMWLNDKDFSKKINKLDFLFKRIKD from the coding sequence ATGAAAAAAATATTTATTACTACACCAATTTATTATCCAAACAATAATTTACATATTGGTCACGCTTATACAACAATTTTAGCAGATACATACAAAAGATATAAAAAAATGCAAGGTTATGAAGTTTTTTTTCTTACAGGTTCTGATGAACATGGACAAAAGATTGCTGAAAAAGCTTTAGAAGAAAACAAAAAACCAAAAGAGTATGTAGATAAAATTATTGAGAATTTTAAAATTCTCTGAAAAAAATTAAATATTGAATATGATTTTTTTATAAGAACAACAGATAATTATCATCAAAAATATATACAAAATACTTTTGTTAATTTATTAAGTAAAAATTATATATATAAAGACAATTATAAAGGTTTATATTGCAAATATGATGAAACATTTTTTACTAAAAATCAAGTTTTAGAAGGAAATGTCTGTCCAGAATGTAAAAGAAAATTAATTTATCTAGAAGAAGAAAGTTATTTTTTAAAAGTTTCAATTTTTAAAAAATGAATAATTGATAAATTAAAAAATACCAATTTATTATCTCCTAATTATTTTACAAAAGAATTAATAAATAATTTTTTAAATGATTCATTTTTAGATTTATCAATTACAAGAACTTCAATTGATTGAGGAATTAAAGTTCCAAATGATCACAAACATGTAATTTATGTATGATTTGATGCTTTATTAAATTATCTTTCTGTTTTTAAAACAAAAGAAAGTAAATATGAAATTGAGGATATATGATCTAAGCAATCTGAATGAGAAATTATTCAATTGATCGGAAAAGAAATTACAAGATTCCATGCAATTTATTGACCTATAATCTTAAAAATGAAAAACTATAGATTACCAAAAATAATAGCACATGGATGATTAATTACAGATCAAGGAGATAAAATGTCTAAATCAAAAAATAATTCAATTGATCCTATTAAATTATTAAAAAAATATCAATCTGATGAAATAAGATTTTATTTATTAAATAATATAAAATTGGGAGATGATGGTAAATTTTCTGAAAAATTATTAATTAAAACAATAAATGGGATTTTAGTAAATAAATATTCAAATTTAGTTGCTAGAACTGATAATATGATTAGAAAATACAATAATGGATATATTCCTAAGAAAATAATTGAAACTAAAAGTGAAAAAAATCTCGAACGAGAAATATTAAAATTAGAAAATAATTATTATAAATATATGGATAATTTTTCAATAAATGATGCTATTGATCAGCTTATTAAATATACAGATATATTAAATAAATATATAGAAGAAAAAGAACCTTGAAAAGAAAAAAATCAAGAATATTTAAATACTATTTTAAATTTCTTGATTAATAACATTTATAAATTAAGTTATCTATTTTCTCCTTTTTTACCAAATTCATTTAAAAAAGTTAATATGTGGTTAAATGATAAAGATTTTAGTAAAAAAATAAATAAACTGGATTTCTTATTTAAAAGAATTAAAGATTAA